A section of the Salvelinus alpinus chromosome 36, SLU_Salpinus.1, whole genome shotgun sequence genome encodes:
- the LOC139564810 gene encoding protein Tob2-like yields MHLEVKVALNFIVSYLYNKLPRRRADLFGEELEQILLSHYEGHWYPEAPLRGSAFRCLHLGAPRDPVVELAARRSGLDTEEVRANVPPELSVWIDPYEVSYQIGEKGAVKVLYLEDPSGLGGEGEMVEVVSGVSKGDMEVEEAKSLGFNPEAQVFVPIGAQISPVLLPSLSSSPTPLSASSCPVIFSYPSSSTPTNPTAHSSNTSTPSPPSGGLPYLPSQQPTAALPSTRPPLQPITFTTASFAATKFGSTKMKKCGGSGSAGGSGVGVPPPQRILSRSPTNISPPGLLKHKPLSVSLHSLGAQIPSQLSPNAKEFVYPTSPGPLYFDNDAPLLLSHSSPFQHPHPTHSHPSFDPFSSPPPGPAVGIIGGSGGISYIEKPSFVEGVGGYNLQYPSQAFQPVVLAN; encoded by the coding sequence ATGCACCTAGAGGTAAAGGTAGCTCTGAATTTTattgtgtcctacctgtacaacAAACTGCCCCGTCGTCGTGCTGACCTCTTCGGGGAGGAGTTGGAGCAGATACTGTTGTCGCACTATGAAGGCCACTGGTACCCTGAAGCTCCTCTGCGGGGCTCTGCCTTCCGCTGCTTGCACCTAGGGGCCCCCAGGGACCCAGTGGTGGAGCTAGCTGCCAGGAGAAGTGGACTGGACACAGAGGAAGTGCGTGCCAATGTCCCCCCTGAGCTGAGTGTGTGGATCGACCCCTATGAGGTGTCCTACCAAATCGGGGAGAAGGGAGCCGTTAAGGTCCTGTACTTGGAGGATCCATCCGGCTTAGGTGGGGAAGGCGAAATGGTGGAAGTAGTAAGTGGAGTGAGTAAAGGGGACATGGAGGTAGAGGAGGCCAAGAGCTTAGGGTTCAACCCTGAGGCCCAGGTGTTTGTTCCAATTGGAGCCCAGATATCTCCAGTTCTGCTTCCTTCCCTCTCCAGCTCACCCACACCCCTCTCGGCCTCATCCTGCCCAGTGATTTTCAGCTATCCCAGCTCCAGCACACCCACGAACCCAACTGCCCACTCCTCTAACACATCCACACCTTCACCTCCAAGTGGGGGACTCCCTTACCTCCCCTCTCAGCAGCCAACGGCTGCCCTTCCCAGCACCCGTCCACCGCTGCAGCCCATCACCTTCACCACGGCCAGTTTCGCCGCCACAAAATTTGGCTCCACCAAGATGAAGAAGTGTGGCGGTTCCGGATCGGCTGGCGGCTCGGGTGTAGGCGTGCCCCCGCCACAGAGGATCCTCTCCCGTTCCCCCACCAACATCTCTCCCCCAGGGCTGCTGAAACACAAGCCCCTCTCAGTCTCCCTGCACTCCCTGGGGGCTCAGATTCCCAGCCAGCTCTCCCCCAATGCTAAAGAGTTTGTTTACCCGACATCCCCAGGGCCTCTATACTTTGACAACGATGCTCCGCTTCTACTTTCACACTCAAGCCCCTTCCAGCACCCTCACCCCACCCACTCCCACCCCTCCTTTGACCCATTCTCCAGTCCCCCACCTGGTCCAGCTGTTGGCATCATCGGTGGTAGCGGTGGGATTTCTTACATTGAGAAGCCCTCATTTGTAGAGGGTGTAGGGGGGTATAACCTGCAATATCCCAGCCAGGCCTTCCAGCCGGTGGTGCTGGCCAACTAA
- the LOC139565464 gene encoding aconitate hydratase, mitochondrial-like, translated as MASYCMTVTRLRLVLGEGARRLHVSAAFNAKPKVAMSRFEPGTSISYEKLHENIDIVRKRLNRPLTLSEKIVYGHLDDPVGQDIARGRTYLRLRPDRVAMQDATAQMAMLQFISSGLPKVAVPSTIHCDHLIEAQIGGVEDLKRAKEVNQEVYNFLATAGAKYGVGFWKPGSGIIHQIILENYAYPGVLLIGTDSHTPNGGGLGSICIGVGGADAVDVMAGIPWELKCPNVIGVKLTGSLSGWTSPKDVILKVAGILTVKGGTGAIVEYHGPGVDSISCTGMATICNMGAEIGATTSVFPYNHRMKTYLNKTGRADIAALADEHKDDLVPDKGCEYDQVIEINLSELKPHINGPFTPDLAHPVSEIGAVAEKNGWPLEVKVGLIGSCTNSSYEDMGRAASLAKQALDKGLKCKAAFTVTPGSEQIRATIERDGFSKILRDVGGVVLANACGPCIGQWDRKDVKKGEKNTIVTSYNRNFTSRNDANPATHAFVTSPEIVTALAIAGTLKFDPETDYLTAANGEKFKLEPPNGDELPALDFDPGQDTYQHPPAESGSVMVDVSPTSTRLQLLEPFDKWNGKDLEDLQVLIKVKGKCTTDHISAAGPWLKFRGHLDNISNNMLIGAINIENDAVNKIKNRLTGEYGGVPDVARHYKANGLSWVVVGDDNYGEGSSREHAALEPRHLGGRVILVKSFARIHETNLKKQGMLPLTFADPTDYDKIRPDDKISITGLATFAPGKPLKGVVKHGDGSQDIITLNHTFNENQVEWFRAGSALNRMKELQ; from the exons ATGGCGTCCTATTGTATGACTGTCACTCGGCTTCGG CTTGTCCTTGGAGAAGGGGCAAGGCGTCTCCATGTTTCTGCAGCCTTCAACGCCAAGCCCAAGGTGGCCATGAGCCGCTTTGAGCCTGGCACCAGCATCAGCTATGAGAAGCTGCATGAGAACATTGACATTGTGCGCAAGAG GCTCAATCGCCCCCTCACCTTGTCGGAGAAGATTGTGTACGGTCACCTGGATGACCCTGTGGGGCAGGACATTGCCAGGGGCCGCACTTACCTGCGTCTGCGTCCGGACCGTGTGGCCATGCAAGACGCCACGGCCCAGATGGCCATGCTACAGTTCATCAGCAGCGGCCTGCCCAAGGTGGCCGTGCCCTCAACCATCCACTGTGACCACCTGATTGAGGCGCAGATCGGAGGCGTCGAGGATCTAAAGAGGGCCAAG GAAGTGAATCAGGAGGTTTACAACTTCCTGGCGACAGCTGGAGCCAAATATGGAGTTGGCTTCTGGAAACCAGGCTCTGGAATCATTCACCAG ATAATTCTAGAGAACTATGCCTACCCAGGAGTCCTGCTGATTGGCACAGACTCCCACACACCTAATGGGGGTGGCCTGGGCTCCATCTGCATCGGAGTGGGTGGCGCTGACGCTGTGGACGTCATGGCTGGTATCCCATGGGAGCTCAAGTGTCCCAAT GTGATTGGAGTGAAGCTGACAGGTAGTCTATCGGGCTGGACTTCTCCCAAGGATGTTATCCTGAAGGTGGCTGGGATCCTGACAGTGAAGGGGGGCACTGGAGCCATCGTGGAGTACCATGGCCCAGGCGTCGACTCCATTTCCTGCACCG GTATGGCAACTATCTGCAACATGGGAGCTGAAATTGGGGCCACCACCTCTGTTTTCCCCTACAACCACCGCATGAAGACTTACCTGAATAAGACTGGACGTGCAG ACATCGCTGCCCTGGCTGACGAGCATAAGGATGACTTGGTCCCTGACAAAGGCTGCGAGTACGACCAGGTCATTGAGATCAACCTGAGTGAG CTGAAGCCTCATATCAACGGGCCCTTCACTCCTGACCTGGCCCACCCAGTGTCTGAGATTGGTGCTGTGGCTGAAAAGAACGGCTGGCCCCTGGAGGTCAAAGTGG GTCTGATTGGCAGCTGCACAAACTCCAGCTATGAGGACATGGGCCGTGCTGCTTCCCTGGCCAAGCAGGCCCTAGACAAAGGCCTGAAGTGCAAGGCTGCGTTCACCGTCACTCCCGGTTCTGAGCAGATCCGTGCCACCATCGAGAGGGATGGCTTT TCTAAGATCCTGAGGGATGTGGGTGGAGTGGTCCTTGCTAACGCTTGTGGACCCTGCATTGGCCAGTGGGACAGGAAGGATGTGAAGAAGGGGGAGAAGAACACTATCGTCACTTCCTACAACAGGAACTTCACTTCCAGAAATGATGCTAACCCTGCCACTCATGCGTTCGTCACATCCCCTGAG ATTGTCACAGCCTTGGCCATCGCTGGTACCCTGAAGTTTGATCCTGAGACTGACTACCTCACCGCTGCCAATGGTGAGAAATTCAAGTTGGAGCCACCCAATGGCGATGAGCTACCTGCCCTTGACTTTGACCCCGGCCAGGACACCTACCAACACCCCCCCGCCGAGAGCGGCTCCGTTATGGTGGACGTCAGCCCCACCAGCACCCGCCTGCAGCTGCTGGAGCCCTTTGACAAGTGGAATGGCAAGGACCTTGAGGACCTGCAAGTGCTGATCAAG GTGAAAGGCAAGTgcaccacagaccacatcagcgcCGCCGGCCCCTGGCTCAAGTTTCGCGGTCACCTCGACAACATCTCCAACAACATGCTCATCGGAGCAATCAACATCGAGAACGACGCGGTCAACAAGATCAAGAACCGTCTGACGGGAGAGTACGGGGGCGTGCCTGACGTGGCTCGCCACTACAAG gctAACGGTCTGTCGTGGGTGGTTGTGGGGGATGACAACTACGGGGAGGGCTCGAGCAGAGAGCATGCAGCCCTGGAGCCCAGACACCTGGGAGGCAGGGTCATCCTCGTCAAGAGCTTCGCCAGGATCCACG AGACTAACCTGAAGAAGCAGGGCATGCTGCCCTTGACCTTTGCCGACCCCACCGACTATGACAAAATCCGCCCCGATGACAAGATCTCCATCACAGGCCTCGCAACCTTTGCCCCCGGAAAG CCCCTGAAGGGAGTGGTGAAGCACGGTGACGGCAGCCAGGACATCATCACCCTGAACCACACCTTCAACGAGAACCAGGTTGAGTGGTTCCGCGCCGGCAGCGCCCTCAACAGGATGAAGGAGCTTCAGTAA
- the LOC139565294 gene encoding DNA-directed RNA polymerase III subunit RPC8-like isoform X1 produces MFVAVEMVDTVRIPPWNFQRQFNEAIAEELNKKLANKVVYQVGLCICLYDITKLEDSYIFPGDGASHTKVHFRYVVFHPFLDEILVGKIKYCSQEGVHVSLGFFDDIVIPPESLQQPAKFDEAEQVWVWEYETDEGAHDLYMDQGEDIRFRVTDEVFLDTSPTGPSAAATDTPAAPGAEESGQKKEAPYTLLGTISEPGLGLLSWWNS; encoded by the exons ATGTTCGTGGCAGTGGAGATGGTTGACACTGTCAGAATCCCCCCATGGAATTTCCAGCGGCAGTTCAATGAAGCCATAGCCGAAGAACTCAACAAGAAATTGGCCAATAAG GTGGTTTACCAGGTTGGCCTCTGTATCTGTTTGTATGACATCACAAAACTGGAGGATTCCTACATATTTCCAGGTGATGGAGCTTCCCACACCAAAG TCCACTTCAGGTATGTTGTGTTCCACCCTTTCTTGGATGAGATTCTTGTTGGAAAGATCAAGTACTGCAGTCAAGAAGGAGTACATG TCAGCCTAGGATTCTTTGATGACATCGTCATTCCCCCAGAGTCCCTACAGCAGCCTGCAAAATT CGATGAAGCGGAGCAGGTGTGGGTGTGGGAGTATGAGACGGACGAAGGGGCCCATGACCTCTACATGGACCAAGGTGAGGACATCCGCTTCCGGGTCACAGATGAAGTCTTCCTGGACACGTCGCCCACAGGCCCTTCTGCCGCAGCAACCGACACCCCTGCAGCTCCAGGAGCAGAGGAGAGTGGCCAGAAGAAAGAGGCCCCTTACACACTGCTA GGTACCATTAGCGAGCCAGGCTTGGGCCTCCTGTCCTGGTGGAACAGCTAG
- the LOC139565295 gene encoding cold shock domain-containing protein C2-like encodes MTDPSLTSPSEAPLRSPRAAPISLSFPFLREGSRVWERGAPPQPRSLPSPLPTKRNRTYSATVRATSGPAFKGVCKSFCRSQGHGFIRPTNGGDDIFVHISDIEGEYVPVEGDEVTYKVSRIPPKNLKIQAVEVKIVHLNPGTKHETWSGQIISQLDES; translated from the exons ATGACAGACCCCAGCCTGACGTCCCCCTCAGAGGCCCCTCTGCGCTCCCCCCGGGCTGCACCcatttccctctccttccccttcttGAGGGAGGGCAGCCGTGTGTGGGAAAGGGGAGCGCCACCCCAGCCCCGGTCACTGCCCAGCCCACTGCCCACCAAACGCAACCGCACCTATTCAGC CACGGTGCGGGCCACCTCAGGGCCAGCGTTTAAGGGCGTGTGCAAGAGCTTCTGCAGGTCACAAGGTCATGGCTTCATACGCCCCACCAATGGCGGAGATGACATCTTTGTTCACATCTCTGA TATCGAGGGCGAGTATGTCCCAGTAGAAGGAGATGAGGTCACATACAAAGTCTCCCGGATCCCACCCAAAAACCTGAAGATCCAGGCCGTGGAGGTGAAGATAGTTCATCTGAACCCAGGGACGAAGCATGAGACCTGGTCTGGCCAGATCATCAGCCAGCTAGACGAGAGCTAG
- the LOC139565294 gene encoding DNA-directed RNA polymerase III subunit RPC8-like isoform X2 → MFVAVEMVDTVRIPPWNFQRQFNEAIAEELNKKLANKVVYQVGLCICLYDITKLEDSYIFPGDGASHTKVSLGFFDDIVIPPESLQQPAKFDEAEQVWVWEYETDEGAHDLYMDQGEDIRFRVTDEVFLDTSPTGPSAAATDTPAAPGAEESGQKKEAPYTLLGTISEPGLGLLSWWNS, encoded by the exons ATGTTCGTGGCAGTGGAGATGGTTGACACTGTCAGAATCCCCCCATGGAATTTCCAGCGGCAGTTCAATGAAGCCATAGCCGAAGAACTCAACAAGAAATTGGCCAATAAG GTGGTTTACCAGGTTGGCCTCTGTATCTGTTTGTATGACATCACAAAACTGGAGGATTCCTACATATTTCCAGGTGATGGAGCTTCCCACACCAAAG TCAGCCTAGGATTCTTTGATGACATCGTCATTCCCCCAGAGTCCCTACAGCAGCCTGCAAAATT CGATGAAGCGGAGCAGGTGTGGGTGTGGGAGTATGAGACGGACGAAGGGGCCCATGACCTCTACATGGACCAAGGTGAGGACATCCGCTTCCGGGTCACAGATGAAGTCTTCCTGGACACGTCGCCCACAGGCCCTTCTGCCGCAGCAACCGACACCCCTGCAGCTCCAGGAGCAGAGGAGAGTGGCCAGAAGAAAGAGGCCCCTTACACACTGCTA GGTACCATTAGCGAGCCAGGCTTGGGCCTCCTGTCCTGGTGGAACAGCTAG